The nucleotide sequence ACTATATTAATTATCCGGTCATCGTTGATCAGAAAGAAGATAGGAGTTCTTGTGCACCAGGGATGAGAACACCTTTTCCCTTGTTGCCATGTGGTGAACTTATTCCTAGAAGTAATGAGATCAATGATAAAGAAGACGGCCTACTTGCTAAGCTGATGGCTGTTCATTTGCATGTATTGGCAATGGAACAATGGAATAGTTCCAAACTTAAAATGTCCCACaagtatgttttcttttcttttaatattttcctTTACAGTAAAAGGATAAAATGTATTTCCCTTTATATTGCGAGATAATAAAGGTCTGTTTACCCTCACTTTTTCTCCTCTCTCAAACTTCCATAAGGAGAAATTCCAGCAGATAA is from Capsicum annuum cultivar UCD-10X-F1 unplaced genomic scaffold, UCD10Xv1.1 ctg5779, whole genome shotgun sequence and encodes:
- the LOC124893340 gene encoding uncharacterized protein LOC124893340; its protein translation is MLGGIASAAIFTNQTALLNNDFQVSSFLVVRSSNQSRKYSIPQPFFKTPGFREHIFQFVASNNGSLARKNIIFAIPNERDDTEKEGSDYYINYPVIVDQKEDRSSCAPGMRTPFPLLPCGELIPRSNEINDKEDGLLAKLMAVHLHVLAMEQWNSSKLKMSHKYVFFSFNIFLYSKRIKCISLYIAR